The following proteins come from a genomic window of Geomonas sp. RF6:
- a CDS encoding NUDIX domain-containing protein, translating into MSYDYLSCPSCGEKVRSYSNPFPTVDVLIELPEGIVLIKRRNEPFGWALPGGFVDYGESLEAAAVRECEEETALKVTQMKLLGCYSDPARDTRFHAISTVYVVKCSGTPKAGDDAAEFGVFQLDNLPSPICFDHEKILSDYRERREAGTIW; encoded by the coding sequence ATGTCATACGATTACCTCTCCTGCCCCTCCTGCGGTGAAAAGGTAAGGTCCTACAGCAATCCTTTCCCCACAGTCGACGTCCTCATCGAGCTCCCGGAGGGGATCGTCCTTATAAAGCGCAGGAACGAACCTTTCGGCTGGGCCCTCCCCGGCGGGTTCGTCGACTACGGCGAGTCGCTGGAGGCTGCTGCGGTTCGCGAGTGCGAGGAGGAGACGGCGTTGAAGGTGACGCAGATGAAGCTCCTTGGGTGCTATTCGGATCCGGCCAGGGATACCCGCTTCCACGCCATCTCCACCGTCTACGTGGTGAAGTGCAGCGGCACTCCGAAGGCGGGGGACGACGCAGCGGAATTCGGCGTCTTTCAGCTCGACAACCTGCCGAGCCCGATCTGTTTCGATCACGAGAAGATTTTGTCGGACTACCGGGAGAGGAGAGAGGCGGGGACGATCTGGTAA
- a CDS encoding PxxKW family cysteine-rich protein has translation MQCQTVLPGTECTFMGKNGCVFTEGACQVIVENCEGCERVVETQIGKVCGSYPAPEKKWSGGLCNFATHVKAEIKTEDAKINPLKASKKAAGSKKKK, from the coding sequence ATGCAGTGTCAAACAGTGCTTCCCGGTACCGAGTGTACTTTCATGGGTAAGAATGGTTGCGTATTCACCGAAGGTGCATGCCAGGTAATCGTGGAAAACTGCGAGGGGTGCGAGAGGGTCGTTGAAACCCAGATCGGGAAAGTTTGCGGTAGCTACCCTGCTCCGGAGAAGAAATGGAGCGGCGGTCTTTGCAACTTCGCCACGCACGTGAAAGCAGAAATCAAGACCGAGGATGCGAAGATCAACCCGCTCAAAGCATCCAAGAAAGCTGCCGGTTCCAAAAAGAAGAAGTAA